The genomic interval aaacacaaaaaaaaaacaagtgcagcgatgtatttatatgtatttcttCACATCAGTaactgaaaatcaaaattaCTGTTGGATGTTGCACATAGAGTGGCATCTATGTTAGAACTGTCAATGAAGCAAAAATGATGGTTTCTATTTTCCCCCACAAATGTATATTTGACTGTGTGGATTTATCTAGGTGAAACAACATCAGGTAAAAATGATACTATTCATTTcaactgtagtttttttttctctctctccattttAACCAGATGATTGAAtttataattcttttttttttttgcttattgaCTGTCAGACatgattctttttgtttcattttttagtttcttttttttttttttagttttttacaatTGTCATATATTTACTACTAGTAAAGAAATATACTGTATTGTgaactatcaaaataaataaaactgttatttaCATAACATATAAACAATACTTCaacactaaacattttttattataagaaTAGGCTACTGTATGTCTGTCATGCTTTCATCTAAATAAATGAAGTCATGAATGAGGTTTACAGAGCTTAAACAAGTCCTCCTCCATCCTTTAACTGCTTTGCACGAGTGCTGCTGGTTTTCATCCATCCTGCCattgtttttgtcatctttaaCTGTATAAAGACTGTAAAACGTTTGTGTAAATAGGCACCCCTTTATATCCATGAGTACACATTTAAGAAGCATTTGGACCACAACAATCATACCGTTTTTAAATGTTGGCATAAAGGTGCATCTCAGTCAACCAGaataaaagttcatttatgtcattaaataaattcaacaacTGAAAATATACTATAAACTGAGgaatatatttaaatagtttgtttctgttaatattGATAATTGATTACACCtaatgaaaaactcaaatcctatTGCTTAGAAAACCAGATTATCAcataagacaaataaaaatatgttaaaatggaaatgttattttacacaATTATGTGGAAGTACTGACTTGATAGTTGTCCAGCCGACCAACATCGACAAAAAAAGGTAATTGCAGAAGAAGCTGGCTTTCCACAAAGTGCTGTATACAAGAATACCGATGGAAAATTGagtagaagaaaaaagtgtatGGGGAATCTTAAGATGATTTTGAAACAAAGTCCATTCAAGAATTTTCCCTTCCCGCTGAAGATGCTGATGTCTGATGTAAGCAGGACCTGGTACTTATCCATGCTGCCTAGATTTTCAGTACCATGTTTACTGATCATGACAACACCAAACTTGGTCAGAAAACTTGCCTGACTTTAACGTGAAAGAGAATTGATGAGATATTATCAAAAGGCATTATTTCCAACAATGCAGGTGAGCTGAAGGCCACTATTACATCAACTTGTGTTTACTGAACATCTCAGCAGAGCCACAGGCTGACCTCCTCCATTACACGCTCCACTAATCTAGTagttcatgcaaaaggagcctcTGACCAAGCACTGAATTAATACACTCTAAAATAGCTACATGGATATTCTCAGTAAGctgttaaaaaatttttatgggtatcatgtaatattaaaatacacatctgaatttttaatttgtgttataAATCTGGTGAATATGAGTTTCACAGTTTGAATCAAGttgatgaaataaatgaacttttcaattaTCTTCTAATTTGACGAGATGCAGCTTAATATTAATGGATTACAACGGTGGCGTTGGTTGAAAATAAAGATCAATGAAGTGTCAGTGCAACATGAGTGTGTTCAGAAAAAGTGGTTCAGATGTCTGCTACAAGCATTTGGATGCTGCTGTATCTTCTGGTTTAAGATGTTGTGACCATAGCAGGTataaagaagagagaagatgcaccATCTTTGTAACATGTAAACCCTGTGTTAGGCGAAGCTCGAAAGGAGCAGGGCTGTAGCACGAGTCTCTGAACATCTTCACAAATTTCTGCGTCTCGTAGCTTTGATTCCAGTGTTGACCAAGTCTACCCCCGCCTATGTTAACATGTCCCAGTTCTATTTCTACATAtgtcttcttcatttttatttcactatgCTCTTTAGGAcgacaacattttttttttcctctatgaaaaagacaaatgcgtataaaaaaatttagtaaataaatcATGATTAAATAAGgttcaataaaacatgaacatcGGTCAGTGTTCTCATATTGCCATATTGAGCCGTTCCAGAAGTGAGGAAGTTTCCATGTTTGGCCCGGATCATCACTGAAAGGCAAACAATTCTCGCCCTTTCTTGCTCCTTGAGCTCGACATGTGCTCAGATAAGAGAAtgttcaaaagaaataaaaggaagtCTATCTTTCTACTTCCACCCCTCCATCAATCTCTCCTCTTGAATTGGATAGATGGATTcaggagattttaaaaattctctCTTAATAGTCTTTTCTCTACAGTTATCTGCGATGACCCCACAGTCAGGTGTGGGGGGGTcatctccttttcctcctcttccttctcctctgTACAGGAGGAGCTGGACGAGGATTTCTTCCTtacttctcctcctcctccccctccgtCTAATCGCTAGAAGGGTGAGCTGGGGGAGCAGACGGTGCTGACAGAGCTGATGGAGACATCATCGGAGTCCGACAGGGGGCTTGGATCCGAGGAGGGGTCGGAGCAAGAGTCAGGGGTCGGACAGGGAGGGTCTGCGGGCAAGCCAGGGAGGCAACTGGGAGGCTCAGGCCGGAGTGCCCTCGCTGTCGTTTCTGCGTTCACAGTCTGGATCATCTGCAAAGGCGACGGCTTCACATTCGGGTGGCGTCCTCGTCTGAGAACCTGCCCCTCCTTATCAAGAGGGGTGGCCTGTCAGAGACAAACACAGTAGAACATCATGATCAGATCCATCATGTGTAATCCTGTAAGGGGGACAGACAAGTTTTGCACATGCTGGTCAGGAAATGATTTGTGGTTAGGTGGGCAGTGACAAGAGGAATTACCAAGTTAAATAGTCAACATAAGGTTTTTGATTTCTCCAAAGCTTTACCGGGGTTCTTACACAATTCTGTCATGATTCCATACATTTACAGGATCAAATTTTCTAAGTTCTCATTCATTTtataaatagttaaaaaatgtaaattcagtAACTCACAATGATTGCTACAATTGTAAGGCTTTGCATATAACCAGAGAATGGAAGGAGGAGGCATGGAGAAAGGTATTGTTGGATAGACAGATAGATATTCCGATCTGGAAAACACTTTTCCAGATAGCATAAGAATCCTGCATCAGTCCTTTAATTTCCATAAAACTTGTTCATAAGATTCATCATTCTGAATTCAAATACAAATTCAAAGTAACTAGAAATCAAACACAATGGTTCATCAAACTGCtaattttgttgttaatttattCATGTGTGTCATCAATTCCTCTTGCCACTGGTGTCTCAAAAAGCTGTGACTCTCAAGGTCGTTCATAGGTCAGTGGTTGGGCCAGATAACAGAAGCCAGGGAAGTGAAGCTGAAGAGCAAGGCCAGTTCTTGAAAGAGTGAGCTGGGTTGGAAGCAACACACATAAAAAGTGATTAACATATTCATGCACACAAGAGTAAAACCACAGGAATTTAAAGACGCAAACAGAGAACAGCAGGATTTGTTTGAAAAGGCAGGATTCACAAAAACATTCTCTGAAGAAATCACTGTGACactcatttttgacattttccatcAAAGATGTAGCTTTGTTCCAGGCGacacaaataaatgaacacaACACAGGACAGTGCAGGTTAAGCAGGTGTGAAATGTGTGTTCAGGCCAGGGGAGGATGAAAGGGAAGAAGCAGAAAGCTGAGTACAAACACCAAATCATGCTGAAATAGCAGCGAAGCAGCAGCCAAACAGCGGGGTAGCGCTCAGTGATGGATGGGACTGGGGCCATCAATTTCACAGACACTATTTTAGCTTGTTTTGAATTCTGACCACTTTGTGGCATTTTTCAcatctccatggaaacctgGCGTACCTTATCCAGTACATAGCTGGGTGCTGGTAGAAATCCAACGACCCAGATCGCTGCATAGAAAAGCTGTCATCCAGCTGAACACAAAGAGAAACCAAACACCAGCACACGTGAGAAAACTTCAATCAGAAAGCTGGAACTGTCTAAAGTGTTGGAGCTATGTgaacaaaagaagaataaaaactcttcttttgtgtaaaacattttaattgtgtgCATTAGTTGTCAAAGCAGTGGAATAACGGGGTCTGCGGTTGATTACTTACAGAAATGACTGACACCCCAGCGTTGGTGTCGTTGACCTTGGGCCCAGTGTTGAAGTGCTTCTTTATCTTTCCCGCTACAGACAGCTGGTGTTCGTTTTCACACAGACCCTCATTCTACATTGATTAAAAGATTAGCAAGTCAGTGTTTCTGAAGGAAAGACAGCTTCACAACTCACAGATGCTATACTTACAGTAACCCAAGGATGCTCCAGCACCTGCAGGGCAGTGTATCTCTggtccacctccacctccagcaTGGACCGGATCAGatcctgcagaaacaaacagcagagggTGAGCTTGTTTCTGTGGTAGCACATCATCTTCTTCACATCGCGATGCAGTTAGGGGATTACTTACCTTTGCTGTCTCTGACACGTTGTCCCAGTACGGAAGAGGAAATTCAAGCTGCCCCATCAGTATCTGATCAAAAAGGGCTTCTTGATCCTCACTGCTcctgcaaaagtgttcataatAGAAAtcagatatgaatgaaataGTTCTCTGATAGAGCATTTTCACAGCTACAGTAAGACTTCAGGTATAGCACAGAGACATCGAGTGGTGGAAATAAGTAATTGCAAAACAATAACCcttgaaaagaaacatttaaaagctcATTTAAGGTTTTGTATAAAGACCCTgttcaaagaacaaaatattcaaacaacTCCAATTAAACTTCAGTGCACAAGATTATTTCAAGTTTCTGTCAATCAAAGCTACATATTGGAACCCTGATGCAATAAAAAACGTCTGTTTGTAGATAACTATAAGCTTACCCTCGAAAAGGTGGGAAACCACACAATAGGATGTAGGTGATGACTCCAGCTGCCCAGATGTCCACCTTAAGGCCGTACCTAttcaaagataaagaaataattagaATGAGAAATACTGCAGATCTGCTGAGAAGATAGAATTTTATTTTGCCCTGCAGCCATCATCACATCTGATCTGAACTAGGTACTTCTCTTACCCTGTCTCTGCAATAATTTCAGGTGCTACATATGTTGGGGTCCCGCAGACCGTGTAGAGGGGTCCATCCACCACCGTCGCCAAACCAAAGTCTCCCAGTTTCAGACTTTTGCTGCCATCTGCGTGTTCATATACCTACAAATTTACATAAAGAACAATCGGTCTGACTAGAAGTTTGGTTTTAGACAGCTCCACCGAGTGTAACACAGTGCAGTAGGAAAAATGAAGTTCTATGAGCAATTAATATAGCTTATCTGCTGTAAATACTAAGATGTTGTCCTTAAAGGATTAAAGACCAAAGTAGAGTTCTATCACCTGAATACATCCagtcttaaaatgtaaaagctaTATGAAAGCTATTTTAAGAAACTTTTGCCAAAATAATGACCTTGTATTAAGTATAGAACAGGCAGACCAACACTGGACAGAATGACTGACCAACATCAAAACAAAGGTTTGTACACATTGTTGTAGCAATTTAACTGGATTTTTCTAAGGTAGTATAAACTGCTGCTCCTTACTGGCAGCTCTAGCAGCTCATTGACCTATTTTAGCTCTATGGTGGGAGATATCAAAGTGGGAAGATAAAAGACTAGGAtgagttattttaattaaagcttttaaCACAAAAGATATAACATGAAATGTTTGGTGCTCATAAGTTTTATCaatttaggtttatttttttctgttggccATTAGCTATTGGTGCTACATTGTAAAGGTTGAAGCAAAATAGCTAATATAGTGCCAGTAGCAGTTTAGCTCTGTGCTAAGCACAAAAGTAATGAACGATACTAATAGTTTTATATATTGCAGTAGGATATTAACTGTTCAAAAGCTTTTAACAGAAGCTCAGTTGAAAACTCCCAAACTATCCTAATATCTGCCTGAAATTTGAATGTGACCCAGCATCATTTGGCACATTTTTGGGTGGAAGAACAACAGAATTTGGAGTAGGAAAATGACAAGAAGAATATGAACAGAATTGAGTGATGCTACATCCTTCAGGGACCAGGAAAAGATGCAGGACACCACAAATCACCAAGTTACTGAACATGTGTTAACTcaccagcaggttttctggttTGATGTCTCTGTGCACGATGTTGAGGCTGTGGAGGTATTTGATGGCGTTGGCCAGATTGTAGAGCATCCCACTGGCATCCCTCTCCGTGTATCTGTTGGCAGAGGTGATGGCGTCGAACAGATCTCCCCCCTGCAGACAAGTCATGTGAGCTATTAGGACTGGAACCATACTGTTTTGGGGAAACTGTCTGGCATTTTCAGATTCAATCTTTTCAACCGAATCGCTTAGTCTTTTCTGCAGgaaatagttttctttattgAACAGTGGATGTTTTGTCTGATCAGCGGTTGAAAGGGGTGATGTATGACCCCATTTCTTAGCTTGTTTGAAACTTTTCATTCACGTctgtaatttgcattttctaCTAATTACTTCTGTTGATTCCCTTAactgtttctctcaggtttcAGATAGTCATATTATTCACCTTTCCAGATCTCAGCCTCTTCTCTACTCTCATGCTCTCTGAGACTGTCTCTCCAAGTGAGCTAAATGGAGCAGAGGACTAAAATAGGACTCCGGTTTTCTGTCATCTCGCACTTTCTCAGACTCTCTGAAGCTTTGGACAAAGTAGCACAAGAAAATGCCAAATACACTGTCCGGGTTTGAACTCCGGACTGACAATTGTTTAAATGAGAGCTGGAAATAACCCCTGCTCAATTACATTACCTCACAGACAAATAGGAAGTAGTGGATAGATGTGAAGTGGGAGAAAATGGATaattggttttaatttaaaatttttttcttttgacaaataaaaaatctgaaaagtctgGCATGCATTTCTATGTGCCTCTGCTTGTTTAGggtgttgtcctgctggaaggagTACCTCCACTTCAGCGTCAAGTTTTTTGCAGCTTCCCAGGATTTTCTAGCATAATTTATTGCAAAGGATTCCCACAGGATggtgctgccaccgccatgtttaACAATGGGTGTGGTGTTGAGAGTAATGTGCATTGTCACCTGTCCTCCATACATAGTTTTAGTGTGAATTTGTGCATTCTTTCACATGTTTACTGTATCCCTTATATATATGTGGACAATTCTAAACATAACTTCTGTtgactttctttcatttttagtCAGTCTAAAAGGAACCCAGGGTCTAGACAATCTCCTGTCTTACACTGGCTGATGTTAATTTTCATTATCAAGAAAACTCTGACTGACAACAATACATTCAtagcatatttttttcaattagatTCTTTTGCATCACTCCTCAGTCAAAATGACACCATGCTTTTaccaaaaaagaataaattctcCAGGGGTTTAATTTGGTTACACCCTTCCTGATACTGtctcaaattattttctgaCTGCTCCCTTAGTTCAAATTAAAGTAACAAACCCAAATCAGAAGCCAAAACAAGTACATGATTACTATCATCTTATTCTGCATTAGTtgtctctctcgctctcttggTCCCTGGCCGTGACTATGTTCCACCTCATTCATCCCCAACCTCCTCTCCGTCCTCCTCCCTCTTTTGGACATGGTAACAAGTACGCACATTTCTCCCACAGACTGCCTCACGTCTGTGTCCTGTAGTACTCCATACAACAGAACGAACAGATGGATCGCATTCCTGGCTCCTGAATTATGCACAAACATTTCTCGACTCATAGAGCAGGAGAGAGAATGAAGAATGCAAGCACAAGAGCGCCTGGAGTGATCCTCTCCATCTCATGCTGCGTGACTTCGTCATTCGTTGCGCTGCTTGATTGCTACGCCTCTGTCTCTGTCGTCATCTCAGCTGCTCCACTCAAGATATGGATCAGCATTATGTGTAATAGAATATACACTGAAAACTCGGCTTGGTATCCCAAGCAGAGCAAATGGTCATGAATCTGTTGACAAGACAGCTGAACCTCAGGATTTGTTGAAAAGCGGTGGAAAGGAAGtaatttttggaaaagaaaaaggccAAAAGAGGTGCTGTTTACAGTTTGCCACAAGTTCTTTAAAGATTAAGTTAAATACAGGACAACcctggaagaaaatgttttaaaggctGGAATATGGAGGTTCACCTTCAAGGAGGAAAACCTACATCCAAATCTAAATCTAACCTACAGTTAGAgatacaatggaatggtttacaGCATGTTTCAGTACTcaaatgtcccagtcaaaggccaaaccaaaataaaatttaagagaTGTGGCCAGGTGAGAAAATTACTAATGCTCATCATCCAGACAAACTGAGATTTGGCTATTTTGAAAAGATGAgtcagagaagaaaacatttttagatgtgCAGAGTTGGTAGAGATATACACaaaatgtatgccacacttttcagatttttagtcGGTTAGTTAGGTAAACCATTTTTTCACAAGGCAAAATATTAAGGACGATTTATTTGCAACATTAGCCTGAAAGCACAAAACCAAAGGAGAGAGGTGGACAACTGCAGTTATAACTGCAAATAATAAttggaaaaataatgaaaacatgaatccTCTCCTTTGCACTTCACAATTTTGCACTACTCTGTGCTGAGCTCTGTGTTGATATCCTAATTATTTCCACTTAGGTTTGGGGCTTATgtgtcaaaatatgaaaaagtttaaagacaCTCTATGCACATCAGTAAATACGAAATAAACATACCTTGACCAGTTCCATGACCAGGTAAAGCTCATTATAAGTGTCCACTTCCTCAAtgagtaaaacaatatttgggTGTTTGACCCTGCGGAGGATGGCCACCTCGTTCTGAATCATGTGTTCCTTAGAGCAAACAGAAGAACATTGAACAACTAAGTGAGATATTTGAATTAATAAAAGTAGATTTATTTAACCAAACAGGCTaagcaaaaacatgtttgaagcTAAACAATATTAGCTTAAATTACAGTCCATGCATGATGCTCTTTATGAAAACCTCTTTTCAATTACAGACATTACAGTTTCTCTCCTTGACTGAACACAGTTTAAATTCAAAAGTTGCTTTCAGACATTTGTTTACCTTGCCTCTGCATTTGCCCTTGTTGATGATCTTCAGAGCGTACTCCCTTCCCGTAGAGAGCTCCACGCATTCGCGCACAACTGCAAAGTTCCCGTCGCCCAGCATCCGGCCCACCCTGTAGCGGTCCGATATGTAGGACGGCACAGCAGGAACTTCGTCCTGGAGAATCTCAGCTGCAGGCGTGGGACACAAAAGGTTCAAATCAGTTTACAGACTAAAAAATATGTACCACTTTATGAAAATGGTTTTCAGAGctctgagtaaaaaaaaaaaaaatcaaatattaagaTGTCATGTTAATTTAGAACATGTTCATCCTTTTCTCCagatcagtatttttttttctctatagaTATTGAAGCTTATAACTGACTAACCTTTTAACACAATATAAAAAGGCATCAATATTTTACAGTAAGGCACCAAAGGAGGGAAGAAGTGGTGAGAAACCATGTTGAGAACAGAATGTATAAATCAGAGAACCATAAAGAAGGTACAAAAAGAGGCATCAAAGGTCACAAAAACGGACTCATATAAGTTTGACATTTGAACGTGTCAAGCTTTTccttattaaataataaatgaaacaattttgcAACATAAATGTTCCTGACCTTCAGGATTGACTTCATTGCTGTCATCCGCTGGGCTAGAAACCTGGGCGGAAGACAAAGAGGTGGAGGAACCCAGTGACCCCTGCAAAGAGGGAGAgaaattcactttaaaatgatGTTATTCCATAAAACACACCACAATCTCTGCAGAAAATAGGGATTCTAATTTGCAATGGATACATTGTATTTTCCTTTGAATTGATGCATGATTGAAACTCCTTCAATACCTCTGTTCATCACTGCTGCTTGCTCACAGAAAACTAATAACAGCAGATTCCACAAGTTAGAAGGTCTAATATGAATAATCTGCCGTTCtctaaagataaaaatgtcagGATTTCCTCTaacatgtaattttcttttatggAAGCAGCAGAACTGCAGAGAATACACTTCACAAAGGATTTCAAATGGTATGAGGTGAAAAACAAATTGGCTTCTAAATTtgtaagaaaacattattttagaaTAGTAAATGTTAGTGCCACATTACTTTGTATGTCcagtgggaaaaaaagtgttatCTTGGCATTTGTATTACCATTATATCATGTCAGAAACTATCGCTgtgggtgtgtgcatgtgtgtttcaGATACCCCTTTTTAGTTTTGAATGACTTATTTCTTATGACATTTTAAGTCTATAATAGACATGCCAtccatttaaataaactgtgaaaacatcattggtatttcttttatatatgtaaatactgtatgtacctttatttttaaaatgaagagaaaaaaagtcagttgcagaaaaaatatttttgctcaatataaaaaaaatctcctaaagGGCAATTGAATACGTTATGCTGCCGATTGAGCTGCCAAGGACCACAAACCCTTTTCTGTGTCAAAACTTTACAGATTTCCTCATGAGAAAAGATGACTGACACTTGCACATTGTGAGGATCTTCACCGTCGTTACAGAAATGGAAAAGGCTGTTTTACTGAACTTTTACGACTTTTGTTCAGAACCTATTTACAGATTCTGCCCTAATTCTTCGCCTGAGTTGCTGTCGGTGCATTTACTCATCTCTGTTGCTGTGACCTGCAAAACACCTATCTGAATGTAGCCATGAGTCAGACTAAAGTCAGATTTatataatgtttgtgtttggtcGGGCACTCGTTCCCAGAACAAGAAAACCCACTTAATGCCCGACGGCCCTGAGGTGCTTTTCATCTCCTCTTTCTGCTCTTGTATTTTTCCTCCTCCGTATGTCCATTTCTGTTGTTGTGCCCTAATCGTACATCTACGCTCGCCGTCTCATTTCAAACTCCTATCTCTAcccgtctctctctcttgcttCCTGCCACAGAGGGAAACAAAATACTGTTGCTATGGAGACTGCTCGCAGGGAGAGGAGAGCAGCAGCTTATGAAACTTCCAGTCAGGAGACAGAAAGCCTATATATGGCCATTTCCTGTCTGCAGACTGGGAGGTGAGCTCAACCTTCGATGTAACGCTGCCTGTCTTTCCTGTGAGGATGCCGGTGAGACAGATGGAGTGACAGAGTGAGAGAGAAAGGATGAGGAGTCTGTTCTGGGTGATGTTAATCATGATTATATCATAAAGCCCAGCATTCTCCCTGCTGGctcattttgttatttctgaCTTCAGAGCTCGGCACTCTTGTTTGAACTGAGTCACTCTGCTAAAAAACACACTTGGCAAAACctttcacataatttttttgGACATACTTCTCTTCAAATCTGCAATGGGAGTTCTAGGCAGCTGAAAACTGGTCAGTGGATAAAAGAGAATTAGGGAGGCTGACTTTAAATGGGAAGCATAATCGCAGAAGCAGATGTGTTGAGGCAGAAATAATGATCTGTTCTGTGGTGGTAAAGAAAGGCTGCCAGCTGTAGAGCTGCAGATTAAAAATGCAGTGCACATTTACATAACCAACTTAGAGGTATTTCCAGCTTTGTCCTCTGTGCTGCTGTCTGAATCTGATTAGGAGACACATCCCGAAGCCTTCCTGCTCTCTGGTCTCAAATAATTGaggctctttttttcccccctgcagCCTCTCTTGTCACTTTCAGTGCCAGACAATATTAGACAAAGGACTTAacgctgtttgtttttggtggaaaaatgtaatatgatttaatggaaactgaaaagtttgttttgtcccTGCATGACTCTCTGGGTTTAAACAGCAAACAAGACAGATTAGATTACTGGACTTGTTGTCTAGACAGACAGACTGTCTTTTTTCTGCTCTGCCACTCAGACAAAGTGATGGGATCTTCTCGGGATTTTGAACTTCATTTTCAAAGAGTTAATTTAATAGaccaaagacttttttttttttttaaatcgcgAGAACTTCAGGTGCGCTTTCTAAAgtagtaaaattaaaatcagccCAGTTAACTGTAAGTAAGGCTTTTAAAATGACCAATTGTGCATTTCAGCACATTAGTCAAACTTCACGTTTTAATCAAAACAGGTTACATATTTTTACCAGTCATGTTACTAAATGGAGGAAGCTGTAATAATTGTATCTCTTTACATACCAAAAATGCATAGATGAAGAGAAAATTGTCCAAACAGAGTGGATAGCAGCTGCTCTGGGCTTCTAGTTATTAATGCAGAGCTATTCCGCTCAGTTGGGCAGCTTATGAAAAGTTAATTGCAATcatacataaaaataagaaacataagGAGCACAAGAAGAAAGaccacaaaatgaaaatgaaacaaatttaatgactcaaacaaatgaaaatgaatacattcagaaaaaaaggaaacacaaaacaggaaCAAATGAGCCAAGAAGAGCTGGCAGCCTCACATGACAGTTGTCATATAATGAATGTAATTTATCCCAGAAAAAGGTATGCATGAAAATGTTCTGCATCTCTTTGCAAAAGAGTTATCTTAAGGAGCATTGAATATTACACATTTtataatcatttaaataatttattttgttaataaaactttc from Xiphophorus maculatus strain JP 163 A chromosome 11, X_maculatus-5.0-male, whole genome shotgun sequence carries:
- the LOC102222795 gene encoding serine/threonine-protein kinase DCLK1-like isoform X2, whose product is MEMEHFDDRDKGQRHGRSNAKMNGVPSPTHSAHCSLYRTRTLKTLSAEKRAKKVRFYRNGDRYFNGIVYAISSDRFRTFDALLADLTRSLSDNVNLPQGVRTIYTLDGKKIGSIDQLVEGESYVCSSIEAYKKLDYTKNVNPNWSVNVKASSSSSRGPPSLSCAKACASDSREGKDFIRPKLVTVVRSGVKPRKAVRILLNKKTAHSYEQVLTDITDAIKLDSGVVKKIYTLEGKLVACLQDFFGEEDIFVACGPEKFRYHDDLMLDESGKGKECRMMKSVTYGKMSGSLNRCSPRTVIQSHRSKSPASVNGTPASQQSTPHSGKSPTPSPTSPGSLSRRQGSLGSSTSLSSAQVSSPADDSNEVNPEAEILQDEVPAVPSYISDRYRVGRMLGDGNFAVVRECVELSTGREYALKIINKGKCRGKEHMIQNEVAILRRVKHPNIVLLIEEVDTYNELYLVMELVKGGDLFDAITSANRYTERDASGMLYNLANAIKYLHSLNIVHRDIKPENLLVYEHADGSKSLKLGDFGLATVVDGPLYTVCGTPTYVAPEIIAETGYGLKVDIWAAGVITYILLCGFPPFRGSSEDQEALFDQILMGQLEFPLPYWDNVSETAKDLIRSMLEVEVDQRYTALQVLEHPWVTNEGLCENEHQLSVAGKIKKHFNTGPKVNDTNAGVSVISLDDSFSMQRSGSLDFYQHPAMYWIRPPLLIRRGRFSDEDATRM
- the LOC102222795 gene encoding serine/threonine-protein kinase DCLK1-like isoform X3, which gives rise to MLEVEVNGTPASQQSTPHSGKSPTPSPTSPGSLSRRQGSLGSSTSLSSAQVSSPADDSNEVNPEAEILQDEVPAVPSYISDRYRVGRMLGDGNFAVVRECVELSTGREYALKIINKGKCRGKEHMIQNEVAILRRVKHPNIVLLIEEVDTYNELYLVMELVKGGDLFDAITSANRYTERDASGMLYNLANAIKYLHSLNIVHRDIKPENLLVYEHADGSKSLKLGDFGLATVVDGPLYTVCGTPTYVAPEIIAETGYGLKVDIWAAGVITYILLCGFPPFRGSSEDQEALFDQILMGQLEFPLPYWDNVSETAKDLIRSMLEVEVDQRYTALQVLEHPWVTNEGLCENEHQLSVAGKIKKHFNTGPKVNDTNAGVSVISLDDSFSMQRSGSLDFYQHPAMYWIRPPLLIRRGRFSDEDATRM
- the LOC102222795 gene encoding serine/threonine-protein kinase DCLK1-like isoform X1, producing MEMEHFDDRDKGQRHGRSNAKMNGVPSPTHSAHCSLYRTRTLKTLSAEKRAKKVRFYRNGDRYFNGIVYAISSDRFRTFDALLADLTRSLSDNVNLPQGVRTIYTLDGKKIGSIDQLVEGESYVCSSIEAYKKLDYTKNVNPNWSVNVKASSSSSRGPPSLSCAKACASDSREGKDFIRPKLVTVVRSGVKPRKAVRILLNKKTAHSYEQVLTDITDAIKLDSGVVKKIYTLEGKLVACLQDFFGEEDIFVACGPEKFRYHDDLMLDESGKGKECRMMKSVTYGKMSGSLNRCSPRTVIQSHRSKSPASVNGTPASQQSTPHSGKSPTPSPTSPGSLSRRQGSLGSSTSLSSAQVSSPADDSNEVNPEAEILQDEVPAVPSYISDRYRVGRMLGDGNFAVVRECVELSTGREYALKIINKGKCRGKEHMIQNEVAILRRVKHPNIVLLIEEVDTYNELYLVMELVKGGDLFDAITSANRYTERDASGMLYNLANAIKYLHSLNIVHRDIKPENLLVYEHADGSKSLKLGDFGLATVVDGPLYTVCGTPTYVAPEIIAETGYGLKVDIWAAGVITYILLCGFPPFRGSSEDQEALFDQILMGQLEFPLPYWDNVSETAKDLIRSMLEVEVDQRYTALQVLEHPWVTNEGLCENEHQLSVAGKIKKHFNTGPKVNDTNAGVSVISLDDSFSMQRSGSLDFYQHPAMYWIRYARFPWRCEKCHKVVRIQNKLK